A single region of the Malaclemys terrapin pileata isolate rMalTer1 chromosome 4, rMalTer1.hap1, whole genome shotgun sequence genome encodes:
- the KBTBD4 gene encoding kelch repeat and BTB domain-containing protein 4 isoform X1, with product MKGRAADCWRSDLCSNMDSSEETGGSSTEENYFVNYTFTDRSHSGRVAQGIMKLCLEDELFADVTISVEGKEFQLHRLVLSAQSCFFRSMFTSNLKEAHNQVIELQDVSESVFQLLVDYIYHGTVKLRAEELQETYEVADMYQLTALFEECSRFLARTVQVRNCLQVMWLADQHSDMELYTAAKHCAKSHLSQLQDTEEFLHLPLRLLTDILTDGVPCSENPTVAIETWINFNKEERAGFSEVLRSSLKEIGENVHIYLIGKESSRTHSLAVSLHCADDDSISVSGQNSLCHQITAACKHGSDLYVVGGSIPRRMWKCNNATVDWEWCAPLPRDRLQHTLVSVPSKDAIYSLGGKTLQDTLSNAVIYYRVRDNVWTETSQLEVAVSGAAGANLNGIIYLLGGEENDLDFFTKPSRLIQCYDTNTEKCHVKPYVLPFAGHMHAAVHKDLVFIVAEGDSLLCYNPLLDSFTRLCLPDAWSSVPSLWKIASCNGSIYVFRDRYKKGDANTFKLNPATSVVTVTSGIKVLLTNLQFVLA from the exons ATGAAGGGAAGAGCCGCAG ATTGCTGGAGGTCAGATCTGTGCAGCAACATGGACTCATCGGAGGAGACTGGGGGCTCCTCCACAGAAGAGAACTACTTTGTGAATTACACCTTCACTGACCGTTCTCACTCAGGCCGCGTAGCTCAGGGTATTATGAAGCTCTGTCTGGAGGATGAGCTCTTTGCTGATGTTACCATCTCAGTGGAAGGCAAAGAATTCCAGCTGCACCGGCTAGTCCTCTCAGCTCAGAGCTGCTTCTTTCGTTCCATGTTCACTTCCAACCTGAAGGAGGCTCACAACCAGGTGATTGAGCTACAAGATGTTAGCGAGAGTGTTTTCCAACTCCTGGTGGACTATATTTACCATGGGACTGTAAAGCTGCGGGCAGAAGAGTTGCAGGAAACGTATGAGGTGGCAGATATGTACCAGCTGACTGCCCTTTTTGAGGAGTGCTCCCGTTTCCTGGCCCGCACGGTGCAGGTGAGAAATTGTCTTCAGGTTATGTGGCTGGCAGATCAACATAGTGACATGGAGCTCTACACAGCTGCAAAGCATTGTGCCAAGTCACATTTGTCACAGCTTCAGGATACAGAGGAGTTCCTGCACCTACCTCTCCGCCTGCTGACAGACATCCTTACAG ATGGTGTTCCATGTTCAGAGAATCCAACAGTTGCCATAGAAACCTGGATCAACTTCAACAAAGAGGAGCGGGCAGGCTTCTCGGAGGTGCTGCGATCCAGTCTAAAG GAGATTGGGGAGAACGTTCACATCTACCTGATCGGGAAGGAGTCATCGCGTACGCACTCACTTGCTGTGTCTCTGCACTGTGCTGATGATGACTCAATCAGTGTGAGTGGCCAGAATAGCCTGTGTCATCAGATCACTGCAGCTTGCAAGCATGGCAGTGACCTGTATGTCGTAGGGGGCTCTATTCCACGACGCATGTGGAAATGTAACAATGCCACCGTAGACTGGGAATGGTGTGCTCCTCTGCCCCGTGACCGGCTCCAACACACCCTTGTCTCCGTGCCCAGCAAGGATGCTATATACTCACTGGGAGGCAAGACGTTGCAGGACACACTCTCCAATGCTGTCATATACTACAGAGTGCGAGACAATGTGTGGACAGAGACCAGCCAGCTGGAAGTTGCTGTCTCTGGGGCTGCAGGTGCCAACCTCAATGGTATCATTTACctgctgggtggggaggagaatgaTCTGGACTTCTTCACTAAGCCCTCCCGGCTCATTCAGTGCTACGACACCAATACAGAGAAGTGCCACGTGAAACCTTATGTATTGCCTTTTGCAGGGCACATGCATGCTGCTGTGCATAAAGACCTAGTGTTCATTGTGGCTGAGGGGGACTCGTTGCTGTGCTATAATCCCCTCCTGGATAGTTTCACCCGACTCTGTCTGCCAGATGCCTGGAGCTCAGTACCATCCCTCTGGAAAATTGCCAGTTGTAACGGCAGCATCTATGTCTTTCGGGATCGTTACAAAAAGGGAGATGCTAACACCTTCAAACTCAACCCAGCCACCTCTGTGGTGACTGTCACCAGTGGCATCAAGGTGCTGCTCACTAACCTGCAGTTTGTGCTGGCTTGA
- the PTPMT1 gene encoding phosphatidylglycerophosphatase and protein-tyrosine phosphatase 1 isoform X3, which translates to MGVAVALGSGAARLFFYPSLLYTLVRERLPGSQRPWFHRIDRAVLLGALPLRARSRRLVEEENVRGVLTLNEEYETRFLCCSAQFSHSGFKSLCCLSEDHELFALHAHSLHLPTRQLYQWSPQEAIEAIARIRPHILVRPRQVQVLERFHRNVIAEAAAESQQELPETLHQLPTTSTSS; encoded by the exons ATGGGGGTGGCGGTCGCGCTGGGCTCCGGGGCCGCCCGGCTCTTCTTCTACCCGTCGCTGCTCTACACCCTGGTGCGGGAGCGGCTGCCCGGCTCCCAGCGGCCCTGGTTTCACCGCATCGACCGGGCCgtgctgctgggggcgctgccgcTGCGGGCACGGAGCCGCAGG CTGGTGGAAGAGGAGAACGTGCGCGGGGTGCTCACCCTGAACGAGGAGTATGAGACCCGCTTCCTCTGCTGCTCCGCCCAG ttcagccactctggcttTAAGAGCCTGTGCTGTCTCTCTGAGGACCATGAGCTATTTGCACTGCATGCACACTCATTGCACCTCCCCACAAGGCAG CTGTACCAGTGGAGCCCTCAGGAAGCAATAGAAGCCATTGCCAGGATCCGTCCTCACATCCTTGTTCGCCCCAGGCAGGTCCAGGTCCTGGAAAGATTTCACAGGAATGTGATTGCTGAGGCAGCCGCAGAGTCTCAGCAAGAGCTACCAGAAAccctccatcagctccccacAACAAGCACAAGTTCCTAG
- the PTPMT1 gene encoding phosphatidylglycerophosphatase and protein-tyrosine phosphatase 1 isoform X2 yields the protein MGVAVALGSGAARLFFYPSLLYTLVRERLPGSQRPWFHRIDRAVLLGALPLRARSRRLVEEENVRGVLTLNEEYETRFLCCSAQEWEAMGVEQLRLSTVDLTGVPTLENLQRGVEFVLKHRECGNSVYVHCKAGRSRSATMVAAYLIQLYQWSPQEAIEAIARIRPHILVRPRQVQVLERFHRNVIAEAAAESQQELPETLHQLPTTSTSS from the exons ATGGGGGTGGCGGTCGCGCTGGGCTCCGGGGCCGCCCGGCTCTTCTTCTACCCGTCGCTGCTCTACACCCTGGTGCGGGAGCGGCTGCCCGGCTCCCAGCGGCCCTGGTTTCACCGCATCGACCGGGCCgtgctgctgggggcgctgccgcTGCGGGCACGGAGCCGCAGG CTGGTGGAAGAGGAGAACGTGCGCGGGGTGCTCACCCTGAACGAGGAGTATGAGACCCGCTTCCTCTGCTGCTCCGCCCAG GAGTGGGAGGCAATGGGAGTAGAGCAGCTGCGTCTCAGCACAGTGGACCTGACTGGAGTTCCCACATTGGAAAACCTGCAGAGAGGTGTTGAATTTGTACTGAAGCATCGGGAGTGTGGGAACAGTGTCTATGTGCACTGCAAGGCAGGACGCTCCCGCAGTGCCACCATGGTGGCAGCATATTTAATTCAG CTGTACCAGTGGAGCCCTCAGGAAGCAATAGAAGCCATTGCCAGGATCCGTCCTCACATCCTTGTTCGCCCCAGGCAGGTCCAGGTCCTGGAAAGATTTCACAGGAATGTGATTGCTGAGGCAGCCGCAGAGTCTCAGCAAGAGCTACCAGAAAccctccatcagctccccacAACAAGCACAAGTTCCTAG
- the PTPMT1 gene encoding phosphatidylglycerophosphatase and protein-tyrosine phosphatase 1 isoform X1, translating to MGVAVALGSGAARLFFYPSLLYTLVRERLPGSQRPWFHRIDRAVLLGALPLRARSRRLVEEENVRGVLTLNEEYETRFLCCSAQFSHSGFKSLCCLSEDHELFALHAHSLHLPTRQEWEAMGVEQLRLSTVDLTGVPTLENLQRGVEFVLKHRECGNSVYVHCKAGRSRSATMVAAYLIQLYQWSPQEAIEAIARIRPHILVRPRQVQVLERFHRNVIAEAAAESQQELPETLHQLPTTSTSS from the exons ATGGGGGTGGCGGTCGCGCTGGGCTCCGGGGCCGCCCGGCTCTTCTTCTACCCGTCGCTGCTCTACACCCTGGTGCGGGAGCGGCTGCCCGGCTCCCAGCGGCCCTGGTTTCACCGCATCGACCGGGCCgtgctgctgggggcgctgccgcTGCGGGCACGGAGCCGCAGG CTGGTGGAAGAGGAGAACGTGCGCGGGGTGCTCACCCTGAACGAGGAGTATGAGACCCGCTTCCTCTGCTGCTCCGCCCAG ttcagccactctggcttTAAGAGCCTGTGCTGTCTCTCTGAGGACCATGAGCTATTTGCACTGCATGCACACTCATTGCACCTCCCCACAAGGCAG GAGTGGGAGGCAATGGGAGTAGAGCAGCTGCGTCTCAGCACAGTGGACCTGACTGGAGTTCCCACATTGGAAAACCTGCAGAGAGGTGTTGAATTTGTACTGAAGCATCGGGAGTGTGGGAACAGTGTCTATGTGCACTGCAAGGCAGGACGCTCCCGCAGTGCCACCATGGTGGCAGCATATTTAATTCAG CTGTACCAGTGGAGCCCTCAGGAAGCAATAGAAGCCATTGCCAGGATCCGTCCTCACATCCTTGTTCGCCCCAGGCAGGTCCAGGTCCTGGAAAGATTTCACAGGAATGTGATTGCTGAGGCAGCCGCAGAGTCTCAGCAAGAGCTACCAGAAAccctccatcagctccccacAACAAGCACAAGTTCCTAG
- the KBTBD4 gene encoding kelch repeat and BTB domain-containing protein 4 isoform X2 gives MDSSEETGGSSTEENYFVNYTFTDRSHSGRVAQGIMKLCLEDELFADVTISVEGKEFQLHRLVLSAQSCFFRSMFTSNLKEAHNQVIELQDVSESVFQLLVDYIYHGTVKLRAEELQETYEVADMYQLTALFEECSRFLARTVQVRNCLQVMWLADQHSDMELYTAAKHCAKSHLSQLQDTEEFLHLPLRLLTDILTDGVPCSENPTVAIETWINFNKEERAGFSEVLRSSLKEIGENVHIYLIGKESSRTHSLAVSLHCADDDSISVSGQNSLCHQITAACKHGSDLYVVGGSIPRRMWKCNNATVDWEWCAPLPRDRLQHTLVSVPSKDAIYSLGGKTLQDTLSNAVIYYRVRDNVWTETSQLEVAVSGAAGANLNGIIYLLGGEENDLDFFTKPSRLIQCYDTNTEKCHVKPYVLPFAGHMHAAVHKDLVFIVAEGDSLLCYNPLLDSFTRLCLPDAWSSVPSLWKIASCNGSIYVFRDRYKKGDANTFKLNPATSVVTVTSGIKVLLTNLQFVLA, from the exons ATGGACTCATCGGAGGAGACTGGGGGCTCCTCCACAGAAGAGAACTACTTTGTGAATTACACCTTCACTGACCGTTCTCACTCAGGCCGCGTAGCTCAGGGTATTATGAAGCTCTGTCTGGAGGATGAGCTCTTTGCTGATGTTACCATCTCAGTGGAAGGCAAAGAATTCCAGCTGCACCGGCTAGTCCTCTCAGCTCAGAGCTGCTTCTTTCGTTCCATGTTCACTTCCAACCTGAAGGAGGCTCACAACCAGGTGATTGAGCTACAAGATGTTAGCGAGAGTGTTTTCCAACTCCTGGTGGACTATATTTACCATGGGACTGTAAAGCTGCGGGCAGAAGAGTTGCAGGAAACGTATGAGGTGGCAGATATGTACCAGCTGACTGCCCTTTTTGAGGAGTGCTCCCGTTTCCTGGCCCGCACGGTGCAGGTGAGAAATTGTCTTCAGGTTATGTGGCTGGCAGATCAACATAGTGACATGGAGCTCTACACAGCTGCAAAGCATTGTGCCAAGTCACATTTGTCACAGCTTCAGGATACAGAGGAGTTCCTGCACCTACCTCTCCGCCTGCTGACAGACATCCTTACAG ATGGTGTTCCATGTTCAGAGAATCCAACAGTTGCCATAGAAACCTGGATCAACTTCAACAAAGAGGAGCGGGCAGGCTTCTCGGAGGTGCTGCGATCCAGTCTAAAG GAGATTGGGGAGAACGTTCACATCTACCTGATCGGGAAGGAGTCATCGCGTACGCACTCACTTGCTGTGTCTCTGCACTGTGCTGATGATGACTCAATCAGTGTGAGTGGCCAGAATAGCCTGTGTCATCAGATCACTGCAGCTTGCAAGCATGGCAGTGACCTGTATGTCGTAGGGGGCTCTATTCCACGACGCATGTGGAAATGTAACAATGCCACCGTAGACTGGGAATGGTGTGCTCCTCTGCCCCGTGACCGGCTCCAACACACCCTTGTCTCCGTGCCCAGCAAGGATGCTATATACTCACTGGGAGGCAAGACGTTGCAGGACACACTCTCCAATGCTGTCATATACTACAGAGTGCGAGACAATGTGTGGACAGAGACCAGCCAGCTGGAAGTTGCTGTCTCTGGGGCTGCAGGTGCCAACCTCAATGGTATCATTTACctgctgggtggggaggagaatgaTCTGGACTTCTTCACTAAGCCCTCCCGGCTCATTCAGTGCTACGACACCAATACAGAGAAGTGCCACGTGAAACCTTATGTATTGCCTTTTGCAGGGCACATGCATGCTGCTGTGCATAAAGACCTAGTGTTCATTGTGGCTGAGGGGGACTCGTTGCTGTGCTATAATCCCCTCCTGGATAGTTTCACCCGACTCTGTCTGCCAGATGCCTGGAGCTCAGTACCATCCCTCTGGAAAATTGCCAGTTGTAACGGCAGCATCTATGTCTTTCGGGATCGTTACAAAAAGGGAGATGCTAACACCTTCAAACTCAACCCAGCCACCTCTGTGGTGACTGTCACCAGTGGCATCAAGGTGCTGCTCACTAACCTGCAGTTTGTGCTGGCTTGA